Proteins from a single region of Flavobacterium sp. YJ01:
- the purN gene encoding phosphoribosylglycinamide formyltransferase — translation MKKIIVFASGSGTNAENIIKYFSNTEIAKVVSVFTNNASAKVIERAKNHQISVEIFSKNELLERNVLQKIQKIDPDLIVLAGFLLKFPENIIEEYPNKIINIHPALLPNYGGKGMYGMHIHRAIVNNKEKETGISIHYVNEHYDEGGIIFQANVALTDEDTPETVAEKIHELEQKHFPEIIHRLLGE, via the coding sequence ATGAAAAAAATTATCGTTTTTGCCTCAGGATCAGGAACTAACGCAGAAAACATTATAAAATATTTTTCGAACACCGAAATTGCGAAGGTAGTTTCTGTTTTTACAAATAATGCTTCGGCAAAAGTGATCGAAAGAGCAAAAAATCATCAAATTTCTGTCGAAATCTTCTCAAAAAACGAACTTTTAGAACGAAATGTATTACAAAAAATACAAAAAATCGATCCGGATTTGATAGTTCTTGCTGGTTTTCTTTTAAAATTTCCTGAGAACATAATTGAAGAATATCCAAACAAAATAATAAACATTCATCCAGCGCTTTTACCTAATTATGGAGGCAAAGGAATGTACGGAATGCACATACATAGAGCTATAGTTAATAATAAGGAAAAAGAAACCGGAATTTCTATTCATTATGTAAACGAACATTATGACGAAGGTGGCATTATTTTTCAGGCAAATGTGGCGTTAACAGATGAAGATACGCCTGAAACTGTTGCAGAAAAGATTCATGAACTGGAGCAAAAACATTTTCCTGAGATTATTCATAGATTATTAGGAGAATAA
- the rnhA gene encoding ribonuclease HI, which produces MNHEVHIYTDGAAKGNPGNGGYGVVMELVGTPYKKEFYEGFRLTTNNRMELLAVIVGLEKLKNPNMKVLVVSDSKYVVDSVEKKWVFGWEKKGYKDKKNPDLWKRFLIAYRKHQVNFKWIKGHNNHPQNERCDQLAVMASMQPKLSVDEYYEKIGSKE; this is translated from the coding sequence ATGAATCACGAAGTACATATATATACAGATGGCGCGGCAAAGGGAAATCCCGGTAATGGAGGCTACGGAGTGGTAATGGAATTGGTTGGAACTCCATATAAAAAAGAGTTTTACGAGGGTTTTCGCTTGACGACTAATAACAGAATGGAACTTCTTGCCGTAATTGTTGGTTTAGAAAAACTTAAAAATCCAAACATGAAAGTTCTGGTAGTTTCAGATTCTAAATATGTGGTTGATTCTGTCGAAAAAAAATGGGTTTTTGGTTGGGAAAAAAAAGGTTACAAAGACAAAAAAAACCCTGATTTATGGAAACGCTTTCTTATTGCTTATCGAAAACATCAAGTAAATTTTAAATGGATTAAAGGCCACAATAATCATCCGCAAAACGAACGCTGCGATCAATTGGCCGTGATGGCTTCTATGCAGCCGAAACTTTCGGTTGATGAATATTACGAAAAAATAGGCTCTAAAGAATAA
- a CDS encoding DUF6249 domain-containing protein has product MGPQVLVPFSLFAMIFGIVYLIYSTRNRERLALIEKGVDASIFLKGRAKANSAWKIFVVNLAFLLIGSGVGIFLALIITTYTALNDGAVYPSIIFIMAGIGLLVGFKTAKDLDKEE; this is encoded by the coding sequence ATGGGACCACAAGTTTTAGTACCGTTTAGTCTTTTTGCAATGATCTTCGGAATCGTTTACCTTATTTATTCAACAAGAAATAGAGAGCGTTTAGCGCTTATAGAAAAAGGTGTTGACGCCAGTATATTTTTAAAAGGCAGAGCCAAAGCAAATTCGGCATGGAAAATCTTTGTTGTAAATCTGGCATTTTTATTAATAGGAAGCGGTGTTGGAATCTTTCTTGCTTTGATTATCACAACATATACCGCTCTTAATGATGGTGCAGTTTATCCTTCAATTATATTTATAATGGCAGGAATCGGACTATTGGTTGGATTTAAAACAGCAAAAGATTTAGATAAAGAAGAATAG
- a CDS encoding sigma-70 family RNA polymerase sigma factor — MSTIPDQHYIDRILHGETNLFAVLVDRYKDMIFTLSLKMVKNREEAEEAAQDTFIKVYNSLSKFKGDSKFSTWIYKISYNNCLDRLKKNKKEDLNISIDEFSSHLVKTMDNALSTLEEKERKQAIQNCLNLLPREDNFLLTLFYFEDQNLEEIGKIMNLNANNVKVKLFRSRQKLATILKKQLEPEIIECYERGR; from the coding sequence ATGAGTACAATACCCGATCAACATTATATCGATAGAATTCTGCATGGCGAGACTAATTTGTTTGCCGTGCTGGTTGATCGTTATAAGGATATGATTTTTACATTGTCGCTCAAAATGGTCAAAAACAGAGAAGAAGCCGAAGAAGCCGCTCAAGATACATTTATTAAAGTATATAATTCTTTGAGCAAATTTAAAGGCGATTCTAAATTCTCAACTTGGATTTATAAAATCTCATACAATAATTGTTTAGACCGTTTAAAGAAAAACAAAAAGGAAGACCTAAATATTTCTATAGATGAGTTTTCATCACATTTAGTCAAAACAATGGATAATGCCTTGAGTACTTTAGAAGAAAAAGAACGAAAGCAGGCAATTCAGAATTGTTTAAATTTGTTACCAAGAGAAGACAATTTCTTGCTGACATTATTTTATTTTGAAGATCAGAATTTGGAGGAAATTGGCAAAATCATGAATTTAAACGCTAATAATGTCAAGGTGAAATTATTTAGAAGCCGACAAAAATTAGCCACCATTTTAAAGAAGCAGTTAGAACCGGAAATAATTGAATGTTATGAAAGAGGAAGATAA
- a CDS encoding alpha/beta hydrolase: MKNKKVIFNPILKTQKTYRASILMVLLFIANNASAISSNFTTKEIKFFSEGVSLSGTIVTPKNIKAAVVIVHGSGQEKRMLNFATMLADSGIAVLTYDKRGIGESEGIYAGPEVGTNNVDFANLNLLSLDASAAVNTLSKSLLNNKIPIGLIGGSQAGWIIPLTAEKNKKVKFMTIFSGALITVKEQLRFQFYTNGDKKFWDTHSEEEARKHIFNDPDKYEFVDTNPNDVLSKVSIPGLWIFGGKDIQVPAMLSMEYLDKLKSKGKHFEYKLFPDLGHNTAFSNSEEPMKDAANWIKNVKTN, translated from the coding sequence ATGAAAAATAAAAAGGTAATTTTTAATCCCATTCTAAAAACACAAAAAACATACAGAGCTTCTATCTTAATGGTGTTGCTATTTATCGCCAATAATGCATCAGCAATTTCTTCAAACTTTACAACAAAGGAAATAAAATTTTTTAGTGAAGGTGTTTCTCTCTCTGGAACTATTGTTACACCTAAAAATATAAAGGCTGCCGTTGTGATTGTTCATGGATCTGGACAAGAAAAAAGAATGCTAAACTTTGCCACAATGCTAGCCGATAGTGGAATTGCAGTTTTAACGTACGACAAACGTGGAATTGGGGAATCGGAAGGCATTTATGCTGGTCCAGAAGTAGGCACTAACAATGTTGATTTCGCAAATCTAAATCTATTGTCTTTAGATGCAAGTGCTGCCGTAAATACTTTATCTAAATCCTTATTAAACAACAAAATACCAATCGGTTTAATAGGAGGTAGTCAAGCTGGCTGGATAATTCCTTTGACTGCTGAAAAAAATAAGAAAGTCAAATTTATGACAATATTTAGCGGAGCTCTTATTACTGTTAAAGAACAATTGAGATTTCAATTTTACACAAATGGAGACAAAAAATTCTGGGATACACATTCAGAAGAAGAAGCTAGAAAACATATTTTTAATGATCCAGACAAATATGAGTTTGTAGACACAAATCCTAATGATGTTCTTTCTAAAGTATCAATTCCAGGGCTTTGGATTTTTGGTGGTAAAGATATTCAAGTTCCCGCAATGCTTTCAATGGAATATCTTGATAAATTAAAATCCAAAGGAAAACATTTCGAATATAAATTGTTTCCAGATTTGGGACATAACACAGCATTTTCAAACTCTGAAGAGCCTATGAAAGATGCTGCGAATTGGATTAAAAATGTAAAGACAAATTAA
- a CDS encoding PfkB family carbohydrate kinase, with protein sequence MNKLLIVGTVAFDAIETPFGKTDKILGGAATYIGLSASFFNLQSAIVSVVGDDFPQEHLDLLTSKNIDISGIEIVKGGKTFFWSGLYHNDLNSRDTLVTELNVLADFQPKVPQNYKDADVVMLGNLHPLVQSSVLDQMEKKPKLVVLDTMNFWMDCALPELLDVIKRVDVITINDEEARQLSGEYSLVRAAAKIQDMGPKYVVIKKGEHGALLFHNREVFFAPALPLEDVFDPTGAGDTFAGGFSGFIAQSENISFGNMKNAIIYGSNLASFCVEKFGTERMESLSKAEVAIRLQQFKSLTQFDIEI encoded by the coding sequence ATGAATAAACTATTGATTGTTGGAACAGTTGCTTTCGACGCGATTGAAACTCCTTTCGGAAAAACAGATAAAATTTTAGGTGGTGCTGCAACCTACATCGGATTATCAGCGTCATTTTTTAACTTACAATCGGCTATTGTTTCTGTAGTTGGAGACGATTTTCCTCAAGAACATTTAGATTTATTGACTTCAAAAAATATTGATATCTCTGGTATCGAAATTGTAAAAGGGGGAAAGACTTTTTTCTGGAGCGGTTTGTATCACAACGATTTGAATTCTAGAGACACTTTAGTTACTGAATTGAACGTTTTAGCTGATTTTCAGCCAAAAGTTCCTCAAAACTACAAAGATGCTGATGTTGTCATGTTAGGAAACTTACATCCTTTAGTACAAAGCAGTGTTTTAGATCAAATGGAGAAAAAACCAAAATTAGTAGTTTTAGATACTATGAACTTTTGGATGGATTGCGCTCTTCCAGAATTATTAGACGTTATCAAACGTGTAGATGTTATTACAATCAATGACGAAGAAGCAAGACAACTTTCTGGTGAATATTCATTAGTAAGAGCTGCCGCTAAGATCCAAGATATGGGACCAAAATATGTGGTGATCAAAAAAGGAGAACACGGTGCACTTTTATTCCACAACAGAGAAGTATTCTTTGCACCAGCTTTACCATTAGAAGATGTTTTTGATCCAACTGGAGCAGGAGACACTTTTGCAGGTGGTTTCTCTGGGTTTATTGCGCAAAGCGAAAACATTTCTTTTGGAAACATGAAAAATGCAATTATTTACGGTTCAAATTTAGCTTCGTTCTGCGTAGAAAAATTTGGAACAGAAAGGATGGAATCATTAAGCAAAGCCGAAGTAGCGATTCGATTACAGCAATTTAAGTCGTTAACTCAGTTTGACATAGAAATATAA
- a CDS encoding amidophosphoribosyltransferase encodes MSDALKHECGIALVRLLKPLEYYKEKYGTAFYGIQKMYLMMEKQHNRGQDGAGFASIKLDVEPGQRYISRVRSNHSQPIQDVFKQINERISEELKANPEIGDDVNKIKSEIPYVGELFLGHVRYGTFGKNSIESVHPFLRQSNWMHRNLILAGNFNMTNVKELFENLVELGQHPKEMADTVTVMEKIGHFLDKEVMQLYQDCKAEGYSKREASPVIAERLDIAKILARSAKNLDGGYAMAGLLGHGDAFVFRDPAGIRPAYFYQDDEVVVVASERPVIQTVFNVPFESVQEIDPGNALIIKKNGNVSMKQILEPTVKKACSFERIYFSRGSDAEIYQERKDLGKLILPAVLKAIDSDTDNTVFSYIPNTAETSFYGLVEAAQDFLNQRKNNYILENRNTLTADTLQELLAVKIRTEKVAIKDAKLRTFITEDSSRDDLVAHVYDVTYGVIKPEDNLVIIDDSIVRGTTLKMSIIKMMDRLKPKRIVIVSSAPQIRYPDCYGIDMAKLEGLVAFRAALALLKERNLYHIVDEVYAKCKAQENFSDTDVVNYVTEIYDQFTNEEISDKIAEMLSSPEINAEVKIIFQTVEDLHIACPKNLGDWYFTGDYPTPGGNRVVNRAFMNFYEGKDARAY; translated from the coding sequence ATGAGCGACGCTTTAAAACACGAATGTGGTATAGCCTTAGTTAGACTACTAAAACCGCTTGAATATTATAAAGAAAAATACGGAACTGCATTTTACGGAATTCAGAAGATGTATCTAATGATGGAAAAACAGCACAATCGCGGACAAGACGGAGCTGGTTTTGCAAGTATTAAATTGGATGTAGAACCAGGACAGCGTTACATCAGCAGAGTTCGTTCAAATCATTCGCAGCCAATACAAGATGTTTTTAAACAAATCAATGAGAGAATCAGCGAAGAGTTAAAAGCTAATCCAGAAATTGGTGATGATGTCAATAAAATAAAATCTGAAATTCCGTATGTAGGCGAATTGTTTTTAGGACACGTTCGTTATGGAACTTTCGGAAAAAATAGCATCGAAAGCGTTCACCCATTTTTACGTCAAAGTAACTGGATGCACCGTAACTTGATTTTGGCTGGAAACTTTAATATGACAAATGTTAAAGAACTTTTCGAAAACTTGGTTGAATTAGGACAGCATCCAAAAGAAATGGCTGATACTGTTACAGTAATGGAAAAAATTGGTCACTTCTTAGATAAAGAAGTTATGCAATTGTACCAAGACTGTAAAGCTGAGGGATATTCTAAAAGAGAAGCTTCGCCAGTAATTGCAGAGCGTTTGGATATTGCAAAAATCTTGGCTCGTTCGGCTAAAAACTTAGACGGAGGTTATGCAATGGCTGGTTTATTAGGTCATGGTGATGCTTTTGTTTTTAGAGATCCAGCAGGAATTCGTCCAGCTTATTTTTACCAAGATGATGAAGTTGTGGTTGTAGCTTCAGAAAGACCTGTTATTCAAACGGTATTTAATGTTCCTTTTGAAAGTGTTCAAGAAATTGATCCAGGAAATGCTTTGATTATCAAAAAGAACGGAAATGTTTCTATGAAACAAATCTTAGAACCAACAGTTAAAAAAGCTTGTTCATTCGAAAGAATTTATTTCTCAAGAGGAAGCGACGCTGAAATCTATCAAGAACGTAAAGATTTAGGTAAATTAATTTTACCAGCAGTCCTTAAAGCTATTGACAGCGATACAGACAACACTGTTTTCTCTTATATTCCGAATACAGCTGAAACTTCATTTTATGGTTTGGTAGAAGCTGCTCAGGATTTCTTAAACCAAAGAAAAAACAATTATATCTTAGAAAACAGAAATACATTAACTGCTGATACACTTCAGGAACTTTTAGCTGTAAAAATACGTACGGAGAAAGTGGCAATTAAAGATGCTAAACTTAGAACCTTTATTACTGAAGATAGTAGCCGTGATGATTTAGTTGCTCACGTTTACGATGTTACATATGGCGTAATTAAACCAGAAGACAATTTGGTTATTATTGACGATAGTATTGTTCGTGGAACTACCCTGAAAATGAGCATCATTAAAATGATGGATCGTTTGAAACCAAAACGTATTGTAATTGTTTCATCTGCACCGCAAATTCGTTACCCAGATTGTTACGGAATTGATATGGCAAAATTAGAAGGTTTAGTTGCTTTTAGAGCTGCACTTGCTTTATTAAAAGAAAGAAACCTTTACCATATTGTAGATGAAGTTTATGCAAAATGTAAAGCACAAGAAAATTTCTCAGATACTGACGTTGTAAATTATGTAACAGAAATTTACGATCAATTTACAAATGAGGAAATATCAGATAAAATAGCAGAAATGTTAAGCTCACCAGAAATCAATGCTGAAGTAAAAATCATTTTCCAAACTGTAGAAGATCTTCACATCGCATGTCCTAAAAATTTAGGTGATTGGTATTTCACTGGAGACTACCCTACTCCAGGTGGAAATCGTGTTGTAAATCGTGCTTTTATGAATTTCTACGAAGGAAAAGACGCTAGAGCTTATTAA
- a CDS encoding superoxide dismutase translates to MAFELPQLPYAYDALEPHIDARTMEIHHTKHHNAYTTNLNAAIAGTDLEGKTIENILINLDKSNAAVRNNGGGFYNHNLFWTVMSPNGGGLPTGDLLAAIEASFGTFEEFKAKFAKAGATQFGSGWAWLTVQKGGKLEVVGTPNQDNPLMPEVAGNGGTPILGMDVWEHAYYLNYQNRRPDYIEAFFSVINWTEVARRFALDK, encoded by the coding sequence ATGGCTTTTGAATTACCACAATTACCTTATGCATACGATGCACTAGAACCACATATTGATGCGCGTACAATGGAAATCCATCATACAAAGCACCACAATGCATATACTACAAATCTTAATGCAGCAATCGCAGGAACAGATTTAGAAGGAAAAACAATCGAAAATATCTTAATTAACTTAGATAAATCTAACGCAGCAGTTCGTAATAATGGTGGAGGTTTTTACAACCACAATTTATTCTGGACTGTAATGTCTCCAAACGGTGGAGGATTACCAACAGGTGATTTATTAGCGGCTATCGAAGCTTCTTTCGGAACTTTCGAAGAATTTAAAGCAAAATTTGCTAAAGCTGGAGCAACTCAATTTGGTTCTGGATGGGCTTGGTTAACAGTTCAAAAAGGAGGAAAATTAGAAGTTGTAGGTACTCCAAATCAAGATAATCCATTAATGCCAGAAGTTGCTGGTAACGGTGGAACTCCAATCTTAGGAATGGATGTTTGGGAGCACGCTTACTACTTAAACTACCAAAACAGAAGACCAGATTATATTGAAGCTTTCTTCAGCGTAATTAACTGGACTGAAGTTGCTAGAAGATTTGCTTTAGACAAATAA
- the pth gene encoding aminoacyl-tRNA hydrolase codes for MIKWITKLFSSTQKEENIDNMKKYLIVGLGNIGAEYVNTRHNIGFKVLDFLARKESLSFETVKLGSLAEYKFKGRTFFLLKPNTYMNLSGKAVKYWMDKENIPLENILVITDDLNLSFGTIRIKPKGSDGGHNGLKNINLVLNTQNYTRYRFGISDQFKKGQQVDYVLGEWNAEEEAKLAERLETSAEIIRTFGTAGLENTMTTFNGK; via the coding sequence ATGATAAAATGGATAACAAAACTGTTTTCATCAACACAAAAAGAAGAGAACATAGATAATATGAAGAAATACTTAATAGTAGGTTTGGGGAATATCGGAGCCGAATACGTAAACACAAGGCATAATATTGGATTTAAAGTGCTTGATTTTTTAGCAAGAAAAGAAAGTCTTTCATTCGAAACCGTAAAACTAGGATCTCTGGCTGAATATAAGTTTAAAGGAAGAACGTTCTTTCTGCTTAAACCAAACACGTATATGAATCTTAGCGGTAAAGCTGTAAAATATTGGATGGACAAAGAAAACATTCCATTAGAAAATATTTTGGTCATTACAGACGATTTGAACTTATCATTTGGAACAATTAGAATAAAACCAAAAGGAAGCGATGGCGGTCATAACGGACTGAAAAACATCAATTTGGTTTTGAATACGCAAAACTACACTCGATATAGATTTGGTATTAGTGATCAATTTAAAAAAGGGCAACAGGTAGATTATGTTTTAGGCGAATGGAATGCAGAAGAAGAAGCAAAACTAGCAGAGCGTTTAGAAACTTCTGCAGAAATTATTAGGACTTTTGGAACTGCTGGTCTAGAAAACACAATGACAACTTTTAACGGAAAATAA
- a CDS encoding 50S ribosomal protein L25/general stress protein Ctc, with product MKSITIKGSERESVGKVSTKALRNAGAVPCVLYGGNQAVHFSADAAAFKNLVYTPNAHTVVIELGKGKSFNAILQDIQVHPVSDKILHIDFFQLFDDKEITMEVPVKIVGTSKGVLAGGVLRLNQRKLKVKALPANLPDFVEADITPLEMGNKLYVTKVGKPEYKIMHPDNTVVAQVRISRAAMKAAQEAAKAAKAPAKGKKK from the coding sequence ATGAAATCGATTACAATTAAAGGATCAGAAAGAGAAAGCGTGGGCAAAGTGTCAACTAAAGCCTTACGTAATGCTGGAGCGGTTCCTTGCGTGTTATACGGAGGAAATCAAGCAGTACACTTCTCAGCAGACGCTGCAGCGTTCAAAAACTTGGTTTACACTCCAAACGCACACACAGTTGTGATTGAGCTTGGAAAAGGAAAATCATTCAATGCAATTTTGCAAGATATCCAAGTTCACCCAGTATCAGACAAAATTTTACACATTGACTTCTTCCAATTATTTGATGATAAAGAAATCACAATGGAAGTTCCTGTGAAAATCGTTGGTACATCTAAAGGTGTTCTTGCTGGAGGTGTTTTACGTTTGAACCAACGTAAATTAAAAGTTAAAGCTTTACCAGCAAATCTTCCTGATTTTGTTGAAGCTGACATCACTCCACTTGAAATGGGTAACAAATTATACGTTACTAAAGTTGGAAAACCTGAGTACAAAATTATGCACCCAGACAACACAGTTGTTGCTCAAGTAAGAATTTCTCGTGCTGCTATGAAAGCTGCTCAAGAAGCTGCAAAAGCTGCAAAAGCTCCTGCAAAAGGAAAGAAAAAATAA
- a CDS encoding ribose-phosphate pyrophosphokinase produces MSHLEPEAKIFACSQSVYLAEKIAKEYGIPLGKVTMSTYSDGEFQPSYEESIRGLRVFIVCSTFPSADNLMELLLMIDAAKRASARHITAVMPYFGWARQDRKDKPRVPIGAKLVANLLTAAGATRIMTMDLHADQIQGFFEKPVDHLFASTIFLPYVESLKLENLTIASPDMGGSKRAYAYSKFLESDVVICYKQRKAANVIDTMELIGEVKGRNVILVDDMIDTGGTLAKAADLMIEKGALSVRAICTHAILSGGAYEKIENSKLTELIVTDSIPLKKESKKIKVVSCAPLFAEVMQMVHHNNSISGKFIM; encoded by the coding sequence ATGTCGCACCTAGAACCAGAAGCTAAAATTTTTGCTTGTTCACAAAGTGTTTATCTTGCAGAAAAAATTGCAAAAGAGTACGGAATTCCGTTAGGAAAAGTAACGATGTCAACGTATAGCGATGGAGAATTTCAGCCATCTTACGAAGAGTCAATTAGAGGTTTACGAGTATTTATCGTATGTTCAACTTTTCCAAGTGCAGATAATCTGATGGAATTGTTGTTAATGATTGATGCAGCAAAACGTGCATCAGCAAGACATATTACAGCTGTTATGCCTTATTTTGGTTGGGCAAGACAAGACAGAAAAGACAAACCAAGAGTGCCGATTGGAGCAAAGTTAGTAGCAAATTTGCTAACAGCTGCAGGAGCAACAAGAATCATGACAATGGATTTGCACGCAGACCAAATTCAAGGATTCTTTGAAAAACCAGTAGATCATTTATTTGCCTCTACAATCTTTTTACCATACGTAGAAAGTTTAAAATTAGAAAATTTGACAATTGCATCTCCAGATATGGGAGGTTCAAAAAGAGCATATGCTTACTCTAAGTTTTTAGAATCAGATGTAGTAATCTGTTACAAACAAAGAAAAGCAGCCAACGTTATCGATACTATGGAGCTAATTGGTGAAGTAAAAGGACGTAACGTAATCTTAGTAGACGACATGATCGATACAGGAGGAACTTTAGCGAAAGCGGCAGACCTTATGATCGAAAAAGGAGCGCTAAGTGTAAGAGCAATTTGTACGCACGCTATTTTATCTGGCGGAGCATACGAAAAAATCGAAAACTCAAAATTAACAGAGTTAATCGTAACAGATTCTATTCCGTTAAAGAAAGAATCAAAGAAAATAAAAGTGGTAAGCTGTGCGCCTCTATTTGCTGAGGTTATGCAGATGGTTCACCACAACAATTCCATTAGTGGAAAATTCATTATGTAA
- a CDS encoding OsmC family protein: MKHLFKATLNWTINKNQEESSKRFYSKTHQIKIEGKPVLDVSAAKAFKGDPSLYNPEDLLLSSLVSCHMMSYLYVCSQNGIEVLEYLDNAEATLEVNPDGSGRFVEVRLHPKVKISNSDKIELALELHQKANQLCFIANSCNFSVLHEASCEVFTI, from the coding sequence ATGAAACATCTATTCAAAGCGACACTAAATTGGACTATAAACAAAAATCAGGAAGAATCATCCAAAAGATTTTACAGCAAAACCCATCAAATTAAAATTGAAGGAAAACCAGTTTTAGACGTTTCAGCAGCAAAAGCTTTCAAAGGCGATCCTTCATTATATAATCCCGAAGATTTATTGTTAAGCAGTTTGGTTTCCTGCCACATGATGTCCTATTTATACGTTTGTTCTCAAAACGGAATAGAAGTTCTAGAATATTTAGACAACGCTGAAGCAACATTAGAAGTAAATCCAGACGGAAGCGGGCGTTTTGTTGAAGTAAGATTACATCCTAAAGTAAAAATTTCAAATTCAGATAAAATAGAATTGGCTTTAGAATTACATCAAAAAGCAAATCAATTGTGTTTTATTGCTAATTCGTGCAATTTTTCGGTTTTGCATGAGGCGAGTTGTGAGGTTTTCACCATATAA
- a CDS encoding aldose epimerase family protein, producing MNVLKRSLFILSMLGIAIVSVQCKGDKKADTEKAETDAKALVTIDKSEYGTTAKGEKVESYKLKNQNGMEVDIITFGGRITDLKVPNKAGVSENVVIGFSSLAQYEKENPFFGALIGRYGNRIAKGKFTLDEKEYQLAINNAPNALHGGPQGYFNVVWKADEVKSGDTASLKLSYLSKDMEEGYPGNLKVFVTYTLTNDNQLEVLYEATTDKKTVVNLTQHSYFNLSGDFTKTILDHELTLNADKLVPVDATLIPTGKLEDVAGTPFDFRTPKLIGKDINVKNDQLEKGKGYDHCWVLNNPEKGKTIIAKVYHAASGRVLEMTTDEPGIQFYSGNFLDGTLPMPNGGTFAHRTGLCLETEHYPDSPNQKNFPTTVLNPGENYKTKTTFKFSVKK from the coding sequence ATGAATGTATTAAAACGCTCTCTTTTTATATTAAGCATGCTTGGTATTGCTATAGTTTCAGTTCAGTGTAAAGGCGATAAAAAAGCTGATACAGAAAAAGCTGAAACCGATGCAAAAGCTTTAGTTACAATTGACAAATCGGAATACGGAACTACTGCTAAAGGCGAAAAAGTAGAAAGTTATAAACTGAAAAATCAAAACGGGATGGAAGTAGATATCATCACTTTTGGTGGAAGAATTACAGATTTGAAAGTGCCTAATAAAGCAGGTGTTTCTGAAAATGTAGTAATCGGATTCAGTTCTCTAGCGCAATACGAAAAAGAAAATCCATTTTTTGGAGCTTTAATTGGAAGATACGGAAACCGAATTGCTAAAGGAAAATTTACTTTAGACGAAAAAGAATATCAGTTAGCAATTAACAATGCTCCAAATGCTTTACACGGCGGACCGCAAGGATATTTTAATGTAGTTTGGAAAGCCGATGAGGTTAAATCTGGTGATACAGCTTCTTTAAAATTATCTTATTTAAGTAAAGATATGGAAGAAGGTTATCCAGGAAATCTGAAAGTTTTTGTGACTTATACATTGACAAATGATAATCAATTAGAAGTTTTGTATGAAGCGACAACAGATAAAAAAACGGTTGTTAATTTGACTCAACATTCTTATTTCAATTTATCGGGAGATTTCACCAAAACAATCTTAGATCACGAATTGACTTTAAATGCAGATAAATTAGTTCCGGTTGATGCGACTTTAATTCCGACAGGAAAATTAGAAGACGTTGCTGGTACGCCTTTCGATTTCAGAACTCCAAAATTAATTGGAAAAGACATCAATGTTAAAAATGATCAGTTAGAAAAAGGAAAAGGTTACGATCATTGTTGGGTATTGAACAATCCTGAAAAAGGAAAAACAATTATTGCAAAAGTATACCACGCAGCAAGCGGAAGGGTTTTAGAAATGACGACTGACGAACCTGGAATTCAGTTCTATTCTGGAAATTTCCTTGACGGAACATTGCCAATGCCAAACGGAGGAACTTTTGCACATAGAACAGGATTATGTCTAGAAACAGAACATTATCCAGATTCACCAAATCAGAAAAACTTCCCGACGACGGTCTTAAACCCTGGAGAAAATTATAAAACGAAAACTACATTTAAGTTCTCAGTGAAGAAATAA